One window from the genome of Diabrotica virgifera virgifera chromosome 6, PGI_DIABVI_V3a encodes:
- the LOC126886505 gene encoding zinc finger protein 235-like: MEFNINEKFVQDEQKYIEGQLFKSTDPGNLKHEPEDNSTMEVKAEIKEEFVEVGQGYSESPLSMSLDLGGLKNESDECNSGFSQKKLLEMEITKMLPENTSNTKQQLSLKVEETSLKHICAKDLPSKNNFNGCKKYQIGEGLYKCEICFKQFSKAGNLKGHLILHTGQKPYKCEICFKQFSQKAHLKPHLRTHTGDKPHKCEICFKQFSRASHLKTHSRVHTGEKSHKCEICFKVFSEKGHLKSHLRTHTGEKPYECEICLKRFNESGALKVHLRIHSGEKPYECEICFKQFSEERALKRHSKVHTGEKLFKCEICFNRFSESGSLKRHSRLHTGEKPNKYKCEICLKQFNQACELKNHSRVHTGEKPYKCDICLKQFSVSSYLKHHLKLHTGENPYQCEICFKSCTQASDLKKHLRVHTGEKPFKCEICFKLYSESGTLKQHMRMHTGERPYKCEICFKQFIRTGDLKSHLRMHTGEKPYKCEICFKQFRQGNKLKRHLVVHTEEKLEKCETYD; encoded by the exons ATGGAATTTaacattaatgaaaaatttgTTCAAGATGAACAAAAGTATATAGAGGGTCAGCTATTCAAATCAACAGATCCTGGGAACTTGAAACATGAACCAGAAGATAACTCAA ctATGGAAGTGAAAGCTGAAATTAAGGAAGAGTTTGTTGAAGTTGGCCAAGGATACTCCGAGAGTCCACTATCCATGTCCCTTGATTTGGGAGGTTTGAAGAATGAATCAGATGAGTGTAATTCAG gtttttctcAGAAGaaattattggaaatggaaattaCGAAAATGTTACCTGAAAATACATCCAATACAAAACAACAACTAAGTCTTAAAGTTGAAGAAACGTCATTAAAACATATTTGTGCTAAAGATTTACCTTCCAAAAATAATTTCAATGGATGTAAAAAATACCAAATTGGAGAAGGActttataaatgtgaaatttgttttaagcagtttagcaAAGCAGGCAATTTGAAAGGACATTTGATCTTGCACACTGGacaaaagccttacaagtgtgaaatttgctttAAGCAATTTTCTCAAAAAGCTCACTTGAAACCACACTTGAGAACACACACTGGAGataaacctcacaagtgtgaaatttgtttcaagcagtttAGTCGAGCAagtcatttgaaaacacattcTAGAGTTCACACAGGAGAAAAatctcacaagtgtgaaatttgttttaaggtgTTTTCTGAGAAAGGTCATTTGAAGAGTCATTTAAGAActcatactggagaaaaaccgtacgagtgtgaaatttgtttaaagcgaTTTAATGAATCAGGAGCATTGAAAGTGCACTTGAGAATACACAGTGGAGAAAAGCCatatgaatgtgaaatttgctttaagcagtttagtgaagAACGAGCATTGAAAAGGCATTCCaaagtacacactggagaaaagctttttaaatgtgaaatttgttttaaccgATTTAGTGAATCGGGAAGTTTAAAAAGGCATTCGAGACTACACACTGGTGAAAAGCCCAACaagtacaagtgtgaaatttgtcttaagcaATTTAATCAAGCATGTGAATTGAAAAATCATTccagagtgcacactggggagaagccttacaagtgtgatatttgtttgaaacagttttCTGTATCATCTTATTTGAAACATCATTTGAAattgcatactggagaaaatccatatcagtgtgaaatttgtttcaaatcGTGTACTCAAGCATCCgatttgaaaaagcatttgagagtgcacactggtgaaaaacctttcaaatgtgAAATATGCTTTAAACTGTATAGTGAATCAGGTACCTTGAAACAACATATGAGAATGCATACTGGGGAAagaccttacaagtgtgaaatctgttttaagcaatttattcGTACTGGTGATTTGAAATCACATTTAagaatgcacactggagaaaaaccgtacaaatgcgaaatttgtttcaagcagtttAGGCAAGGAAATAAGTTGAAAAGACATTTGGTAGTGCACACTGAAGAAAAACTGGAAAAGTGTGAAACTTACGATTAA